A window of Leptospira fainei serovar Hurstbridge str. BUT 6 contains these coding sequences:
- a CDS encoding ABC transporter ATP-binding protein, with protein MIVIKAESISKKYRLGTFGTGSFRKDFQSWWAKLRKKEDPNEVIREDHEYRVEDSENKNPLFWALKDIDLEINAGDRIGIIGRNGAGKSTLLKLFSRVTAPTTGIIKVRGRIASLLEVGTGFHPELTGKENIYLNGAILGMSKKEIRMKMDEIIEFAEIEQFIDTPVKRYSSGMYVRLAFSVAAHLQSEILILDEVLAVGDTKFQKKCMQKISEVGGQGRTILFVSHNLNSILALCNKVAHLRAGRLVEFGDTQQVVNNYLDSLADSQLQSKIRSADGNLVIKRIRFLDKKDKVKNIFPMLSDLCVEITYEALKDMGTITFTVGVTGVSGALFMGSMIYDGRRPNIKKGTGVLRCTFKEMPLMPGQMYSVFLAIRGVDYETPLMAALDVGSFTVEGDLKKLKYNGPLAKQTAKVSGPIIIDYKWEHTS; from the coding sequence ATGATTGTAATAAAGGCGGAATCCATTTCCAAAAAATATCGATTAGGCACATTTGGGACCGGATCATTCCGGAAAGATTTCCAAAGCTGGTGGGCCAAGCTAAGAAAGAAAGAGGATCCGAACGAAGTAATTCGCGAGGATCATGAATATCGGGTCGAGGATTCGGAAAATAAAAACCCATTGTTTTGGGCTTTAAAGGATATCGATCTTGAGATCAATGCGGGTGATCGCATTGGAATTATCGGTCGCAATGGAGCTGGTAAATCCACGCTTTTAAAGCTCTTCTCTAGGGTAACAGCACCCACGACCGGTATCATTAAAGTTCGTGGCAGGATTGCCAGCTTGTTAGAAGTGGGGACCGGTTTTCATCCTGAGCTAACCGGAAAGGAAAACATCTATTTGAACGGAGCCATTTTGGGAATGTCCAAGAAAGAGATCCGAATGAAAATGGATGAAATTATCGAATTCGCCGAAATCGAGCAGTTTATCGATACTCCCGTTAAGCGATATTCGAGCGGAATGTACGTTAGGCTTGCGTTTTCAGTCGCCGCTCATTTACAATCCGAAATTTTGATTTTGGATGAAGTATTGGCGGTCGGGGATACCAAGTTTCAAAAGAAGTGCATGCAAAAGATTTCTGAGGTCGGCGGCCAAGGGAGAACGATTTTATTCGTAAGTCATAATTTAAATTCCATATTAGCTTTATGCAATAAGGTCGCCCACTTGAGAGCAGGAAGGTTAGTTGAGTTCGGAGATACTCAGCAGGTAGTCAATAATTATTTGGATTCTCTTGCTGATTCGCAGCTTCAATCTAAGATTCGCAGTGCTGACGGTAATTTAGTCATAAAAAGAATTAGATTTTTAGATAAAAAGGATAAGGTAAAAAATATCTTTCCTATGTTAAGCGATCTTTGTGTGGAGATTACTTACGAAGCGCTTAAAGACATGGGAACGATTACGTTTACCGTCGGCGTCACCGGAGTGTCGGGAGCTCTTTTTATGGGTAGCATGATCTATGATGGCCGTAGACCTAATATCAAAAAGGGGACCGGAGTTCTTAGATGCACTTTCAAGGAAATGCCGCTAATGCCTGGTCAAATGTATTCGGTTTTTTTGGCGATTCGAGGGGTGGATTATGAAACTCCATTGATGGCAGCGTTAGACGTCGGTAGTTTTACGGTCGAAGGCGATTTAAAGAAACTAAAGTACAACGGTCCCTTGGCCAAGCAGACTGCCAAAGTCTCAGGTCCGATTATAATCGACTATAAGTGGGAGCACACATCATGA